The proteins below are encoded in one region of Pseudoduganella armeniaca:
- a CDS encoding M56 family metallopeptidase: MTNLLDTLIPAIGWSLLHFVWQGLLIGWAAALALHALRNRSAQARYAVACGALLLCVALPLGSIVWRVLEAQAAGYTVPATADPLLLAVGGAAAPLPVLLDGDGMTSLEYLLRRQLPWLVLLWAAGAALMTLRLSLGLQWVRQRTLAGRFTADANWQRRLDALAARMGLRRAVVLGVSDADLEGPMTAGCWRPIVLVPAALLTGMPPHLLEALLAHELAHIRRHDYLVNLVQSVIEILLFYHPTVWQLSQRIRAEREQVADDLAAQALGEPRRLAQALSELDKFQFSTNHFAPAAQGGDLMSRIKRLIRPDTQPLSWKMVAPLLGLCTACVMLYAHARPADEAPGAAATPVSAQQLADDAAAAAARREASVAARQAEDMAAQARDAAAVARDAAVAARAAGHAAARAATSWEVPPAPPAAPAAPAAPAAPAAPAAPAAPAAPAAPAAAAAPLALPAPPVPPVPPAPPARIDSGMRMHIGDQRDSYAIVQGSSGQVVSLRNVDERALERAKAAHKGDFVWFTRDGKSYVVTDPAVVSRARAAWVPVEQLGKRMERHGAEMGELGAKLGVVGAQLGEQQAAAGRDSVLRSLEGSLRRKERELEPLGEEMEKLARQIDGAQAPGERDAIVARTVAIQRRMVPLQAEMAGIAASIAAQQGRMHPDEARIKALRGQMQELQRPMAELGRKMGELGRDQGLATQAAERTMRTLLDEALRRGTAQPAG, from the coding sequence ATGACGAACCTGCTTGATACCTTGATTCCCGCGATCGGTTGGTCGCTGCTGCATTTCGTCTGGCAAGGGCTGCTGATCGGCTGGGCCGCGGCGCTGGCGCTGCATGCCCTGCGCAACCGTTCGGCGCAGGCCCGCTATGCCGTCGCCTGCGGCGCGCTGCTGCTGTGCGTGGCCCTGCCGCTGGGCAGCATCGTGTGGCGGGTGCTGGAGGCACAGGCGGCCGGCTACACGGTGCCGGCAACGGCCGATCCGCTGCTGCTGGCGGTCGGTGGCGCGGCGGCGCCCCTACCGGTGCTGCTCGACGGCGACGGCATGACGTCGCTGGAATACCTGCTGCGGCGCCAGTTGCCCTGGCTGGTGCTGCTGTGGGCGGCCGGAGCGGCGCTGATGACGTTGCGCCTGTCGCTGGGCTTGCAGTGGGTACGGCAGCGCACGCTGGCGGGGCGCTTCACAGCGGATGCGAACTGGCAGCGCCGCCTGGACGCGCTGGCCGCGCGCATGGGCCTGCGCCGTGCCGTGGTGCTGGGCGTCTCCGATGCCGACCTGGAAGGGCCGATGACGGCGGGCTGCTGGCGCCCCATCGTGCTGGTGCCGGCCGCGCTGCTGACCGGCATGCCGCCGCACCTGCTGGAAGCGCTGCTGGCGCACGAGCTGGCGCACATCCGCCGCCACGATTACCTGGTCAACCTGGTGCAGAGCGTCATCGAGATCCTGCTGTTCTACCACCCCACCGTGTGGCAGCTGTCGCAGCGCATCCGCGCCGAACGCGAACAGGTCGCCGACGACCTGGCGGCGCAGGCCCTGGGCGAGCCCCGGCGCCTGGCCCAGGCCTTATCCGAACTGGACAAGTTCCAGTTCTCGACCAATCATTTCGCCCCCGCGGCGCAAGGAGGAGACCTGATGTCCCGAATCAAACGCCTGATCCGGCCCGATACCCAACCCCTCAGCTGGAAGATGGTGGCGCCGCTGCTGGGCCTTTGTACCGCTTGCGTGATGCTGTATGCCCACGCCCGGCCGGCCGATGAAGCGCCGGGCGCCGCAGCGACGCCGGTCTCGGCGCAGCAGCTTGCCGACGACGCGGCGGCAGCGGCGGCGCGGCGCGAGGCCAGCGTTGCCGCGCGGCAGGCCGAGGACATGGCGGCCCAGGCCCGCGATGCCGCGGCTGTCGCCCGCGATGCCGCCGTGGCTGCACGCGCGGCGGGTCACGCCGCCGCACGTGCAGCCACCAGCTGGGAGGTGCCGCCCGCCCCGCCGGCGGCGCCTGCCGCACCCGCGGCACCCGCGGCACCCGCCGCACCCGCTGCTCCTGCCGCACCCGCTGCACCGGCCGCACCCGCGGCGGCAGCCGCACCGCTGGCGCTACCTGCACCACCGGTACCCCCGGTACCACCGGCACCGCCGGCCCGGATCGACAGCGGCATGCGAATGCACATCGGCGATCAGCGCGACAGCTATGCCATCGTGCAGGGCAGCTCGGGCCAGGTGGTCTCACTGCGTAATGTCGACGAGCGCGCGCTGGAGCGCGCCAAGGCCGCGCACAAGGGCGATTTCGTCTGGTTCACGAGGGATGGCAAGAGCTACGTCGTCACCGACCCGGCCGTGGTGTCCCGTGCCCGCGCGGCCTGGGTGCCGGTGGAGCAACTGGGCAAGCGGATGGAACGGCACGGTGCGGAAATGGGAGAGCTCGGCGCCAAGCTGGGCGTCGTCGGCGCGCAGCTTGGCGAGCAGCAGGCCGCCGCCGGGCGCGACTCGGTCCTGCGTTCGCTCGAAGGCAGTCTGCGGCGGAAGGAACGCGAGCTGGAACCCCTGGGCGAGGAAATGGAAAAGCTGGCCCGCCAGATCGATGGCGCGCAAGCTCCCGGCGAACGCGACGCCATCGTCGCGCGCACCGTGGCGATCCAGCGCCGCATGGTGCCATTGCAGGCGGAAATGGCCGGCATCGCCGCCAGCATCGCCGCGCAGCAGGGCCGGATGCACCCGGACGAGGCCCGCATCAAGGCCTTGCGTGGGCAGATGCAGGAGCTCCAGCGGCCGATGGCCGAGCTGGGACGCAAGATGGGGGAGCTGGGGCGCGACCAGGGCCTGGCGACGCAGGCGGCCGAGCGCACGATGCGCACGCTGCTGGACGAGGCGCTGCGGCGAGGAACGGCCCAGCCGGCAGGCTAG
- a CDS encoding ANTAR domain-containing response regulator encodes MTPQATAKRLILIVDDDQLLAEFLSVILQNAGYETMQAHSADHALKLVAEREPDMALLDIHMPGMSGLELAKQLNRETSVPFMFLSGRGDADAGKQAAAYGAVGFVVKPVDEKHLMPAFEAGLARADEIRQLRRTELNLNAALAAGRETSLAVGLLMCKFQTDRNTAFEVLRDHARSSRRKVNEVADQLLTAEETLNSLHAAFYARSKK; translated from the coding sequence ATGACTCCACAAGCGACCGCCAAACGCCTGATCCTGATCGTCGACGACGACCAGCTGCTGGCGGAATTTCTCAGCGTGATCCTGCAGAACGCGGGCTACGAGACGATGCAGGCCCATTCGGCCGACCACGCCCTGAAGCTGGTGGCCGAGCGCGAGCCGGACATGGCGCTGCTGGACATCCACATGCCCGGCATGTCCGGCCTGGAGCTGGCCAAGCAGCTCAATCGGGAGACGTCGGTGCCGTTCATGTTCCTGTCCGGCCGCGGCGATGCGGATGCGGGCAAGCAGGCCGCGGCCTACGGCGCGGTGGGTTTCGTCGTGAAACCCGTCGATGAAAAGCACCTGATGCCGGCTTTCGAGGCAGGCCTGGCGCGCGCCGACGAGATCCGCCAGTTGCGCCGCACGGAACTGAACTTGAACGCGGCGCTGGCGGCCGGCCGCGAGACCAGCCTGGCCGTGGGCCTCCTGATGTGCAAATTCCAGACCGACCGCAACACGGCCTTCGAGGTGCTGCGCGACCACGCCCGCTCCAGCCGCCGCAAGGTCAACGAAGTGGCCGACCAGCTGCTTACCGCGGAGGAAACATTAAACAGCCTGCATGCGGCTTTTTACGCACGGTCCAAGAAATAA
- a CDS encoding S-(hydroxymethyl)glutathione dehydrogenase/class III alcohol dehydrogenase codes for MKTKAAVAWKAGAPLTIEEVELGGPREGEVLVEIKATGICHTDYYTLSGADPEGIFPAILGHEGAGVVVDVGPGVKSLKKDDHVIPLYTPECRQCKFCLSQKTNLCQAIRSTQGRGLMPDATSRFSLDGKPIFHYMGTSTFSNYIVVPEIALAKIREDAPFDKVCYIGCGVTTGVGAVLFTAKVEAGANVVVFGLGGIGLNVIQAAKMVGADKIIGVDINPGREAMAKKFGMTHFINPNDVENVVDTIIGLTDGGADYSFECVGNTTLMRQALECCHKGWGKSIIIGVAAAGQEISTRPFQLVTGREWKGSAFGGARGRTDVPKIVDWYMDGKLNIDDLITHKLSLDQINEGFDLMKKGESIRSVVMY; via the coding sequence ATGAAGACCAAGGCAGCAGTAGCATGGAAGGCGGGCGCCCCGCTGACGATCGAGGAAGTGGAACTGGGCGGCCCGCGCGAGGGCGAGGTCCTGGTCGAGATCAAGGCCACCGGCATCTGCCACACCGATTACTACACCCTGTCCGGCGCCGACCCGGAAGGGATTTTCCCCGCCATCCTCGGCCATGAAGGCGCCGGCGTCGTCGTCGACGTGGGACCCGGCGTGAAAAGCCTGAAGAAGGACGACCACGTCATTCCGCTGTACACGCCGGAATGCCGCCAGTGCAAATTCTGCCTGTCGCAGAAGACCAACTTGTGCCAGGCGATCCGCTCGACCCAGGGCCGCGGCCTGATGCCCGACGCGACCAGCCGCTTCTCCCTCGACGGCAAGCCGATCTTCCACTACATGGGCACCTCGACGTTCTCCAACTACATCGTGGTGCCAGAGATCGCGCTGGCGAAGATCCGCGAAGATGCGCCGTTCGACAAGGTTTGCTACATCGGCTGCGGCGTCACCACTGGCGTGGGCGCCGTGCTGTTCACGGCCAAGGTGGAGGCAGGTGCCAACGTCGTCGTGTTCGGCCTGGGCGGCATTGGCCTGAACGTGATCCAGGCGGCGAAGATGGTCGGCGCGGACAAGATCATCGGCGTGGACATCAACCCGGGCCGCGAAGCGATGGCGAAGAAGTTCGGCATGACGCACTTCATCAACCCGAACGACGTCGAGAACGTGGTCGACACGATCATCGGGCTGACCGATGGCGGCGCCGACTACAGCTTCGAATGCGTCGGCAATACGACCCTGATGCGCCAGGCGCTGGAGTGCTGCCACAAGGGCTGGGGCAAGTCGATCATCATCGGCGTGGCCGCCGCCGGCCAGGAAATCTCGACCCGGCCGTTCCAGCTGGTCACGGGCCGCGAATGGAAAGGCTCCGCGTTCGGCGGCGCGCGCGGCCGCACGGACGTGCCGAAGATCGTCGACTGGTACATGGACGGCAAGCTCAATATCGATGACCTGATCACCCATAAGCTGTCGCTGGACCAGATCAACGAAGGCTTCGACCTGATGAAGAAGGGCGAGTCGATCCGCTCCGTCGTGATGTATTGA
- a CDS encoding homoserine kinase: protein MAVFTSVSLDDVQAWIAQFPLGDAVALKGIASGIENSNFFLTTELDGRRTEYVLTIFENLGFEQLPFYLQLMRHLAMRGVLVPEPVPTRAGELCVPLHGKPAAIVSKLEGSSQMAPGPVHCAAVGAMLAKMHLAGQDFPLHQPNLRGIAWWHEATPAVLPHLTEQETHLLRSEIHYQEAFHGSDLHKRLPQGPVHADLFRNNVMFDGARLTGFFDFYFAGCDTWLFDVAVTVNDWCVDLDTGVLDEARVRAMLDAYHAVRPFTADEQAGWQCSLRAAALRFWLSRLYDLHRPREAEILTPHDPTHFERILRERVAHPAPRLFA, encoded by the coding sequence ATGGCAGTGTTCACCTCGGTCAGCCTGGACGACGTCCAGGCCTGGATCGCGCAGTTCCCCCTCGGCGATGCCGTCGCGTTGAAAGGCATCGCTTCCGGCATCGAAAACAGCAATTTCTTCCTGACGACTGAACTGGACGGCCGGCGCACCGAATACGTGCTGACGATCTTCGAGAACCTCGGCTTCGAGCAGTTGCCGTTCTACCTCCAGCTGATGCGCCACCTGGCCATGCGCGGCGTGCTGGTGCCGGAACCGGTGCCGACTCGCGCTGGCGAGTTGTGCGTGCCGCTGCACGGCAAGCCAGCCGCCATCGTCTCCAAGCTGGAGGGAAGTTCGCAGATGGCGCCAGGGCCCGTGCACTGCGCGGCCGTCGGCGCCATGCTGGCGAAGATGCACCTGGCCGGCCAGGACTTCCCGCTGCACCAGCCGAACCTGCGCGGCATCGCCTGGTGGCACGAGGCCACGCCAGCCGTGCTGCCGCACCTGACCGAGCAGGAAACGCACCTGCTGCGCAGCGAAATCCATTACCAGGAGGCGTTCCACGGCTCCGACCTGCACAAGCGCCTGCCGCAAGGCCCCGTGCACGCGGACCTGTTCCGCAACAACGTGATGTTCGATGGCGCACGCCTGACGGGCTTCTTCGACTTCTATTTCGCCGGCTGCGACACCTGGCTGTTCGACGTGGCCGTCACCGTCAACGACTGGTGCGTGGACCTGGACACGGGCGTGCTGGACGAAGCGCGCGTGCGCGCCATGCTGGACGCATATCACGCCGTGCGGCCGTTCACGGCGGATGAACAGGCCGGCTGGCAATGCTCGTTGCGCGCCGCCGCGCTGCGCTTCTGGCTGTCGCGCCTGTACGACCTGCACCGGCCGCGCGAGGCGGAAATCCTGACACCGCATGACCCCACGCATTTCGAGCGCATCCTGCGCGAGCGCGTGGCCCATCCGGCACCAAGGCTGTTCGCATGA
- a CDS encoding response regulator, whose amino-acid sequence MNMTDALEASKPLPPAPRLLHIDADDTAALILATLLVPEIHVQRAASKAEADALLRQHSYALIVLDPDLPDGDGQHLIRELRERDVHTPVLLYSARQPSLHHQAHAFLPKPWTSPRQLWQATCRLLEMDLVAR is encoded by the coding sequence ATGAACATGACCGATGCCCTGGAGGCCAGCAAGCCTCTGCCCCCAGCACCTCGCCTGCTGCACATCGATGCCGACGACACGGCGGCATTGATCCTCGCCACCTTGCTCGTCCCGGAAATCCACGTCCAGCGCGCCGCCTCGAAAGCGGAGGCGGACGCACTGCTGCGCCAGCACAGCTACGCGCTGATCGTGCTGGACCCGGACCTGCCGGACGGCGACGGCCAGCACCTGATCCGCGAACTGCGCGAGCGCGATGTCCATACGCCGGTGCTGCTGTACTCGGCGCGCCAGCCCAGCCTGCACCACCAGGCACACGCGTTCCTGCCGAAACCCTGGACGTCGCCGCGCCAGCTGTGGCAGGCCACGTGCCGCCTGCTCGAAATGGATCTCGTCGCCAGATGA
- a CDS encoding BPSS1780 family membrane protein, with translation MNGIPASAGWSWVKQGFALFRKQPGGLSTLFLAYMIVTALLSLVPLLGQLAQGVLLPVFSIGFMRAAQHIQQGRPVVPALLGTGFHKPLLGRLCVLGAVHVVAAIVAAGALLLIANGDVLTQIASGKAQPDPELLRDSGLFPGMMAALLLYVPAVTVLCFAVPLVYWSGMGPGKALFYAFFAAKRAFLAFVVLAVSLFAIVMFGSQVVLLVLGFNAFSMALLRVLFVLLFGVAHCALYAAYCQIFGTPQLAEAPSAQGPSGQ, from the coding sequence ATGAACGGGATACCTGCCAGCGCAGGCTGGAGCTGGGTCAAGCAGGGCTTCGCGCTGTTTCGCAAGCAGCCGGGCGGCCTGTCGACCTTGTTCCTTGCCTATATGATCGTCACGGCCCTGCTCAGCCTCGTACCGCTGCTGGGTCAATTGGCCCAGGGTGTACTGCTGCCCGTGTTTTCCATCGGTTTCATGCGTGCGGCGCAGCACATCCAGCAGGGCCGTCCCGTGGTGCCGGCACTGCTGGGCACCGGCTTCCACAAGCCCCTGCTGGGGCGCCTGTGCGTGCTGGGCGCCGTCCACGTGGTCGCGGCCATCGTGGCAGCCGGTGCGCTGCTGCTGATCGCCAACGGCGACGTGCTGACGCAGATCGCCAGCGGCAAGGCGCAGCCGGACCCGGAGCTGCTGCGCGACTCCGGCCTGTTCCCCGGCATGATGGCGGCCCTGCTGCTGTATGTACCGGCCGTGACGGTGCTGTGCTTTGCCGTGCCGCTGGTGTACTGGAGCGGCATGGGTCCAGGCAAAGCGCTGTTCTATGCGTTCTTCGCGGCCAAGCGCGCGTTTCTTGCCTTCGTCGTGTTGGCCGTCAGCTTGTTTGCCATCGTCATGTTCGGCTCCCAGGTCGTGCTGCTGGTGCTGGGCTTCAACGCGTTTTCGATGGCGCTGCTGCGCGTGCTGTTCGTGCTGCTGTTCGGCGTGGCGCATTGTGCGCTGTATGCCGCCTATTGCCAGATCTTCGGCACGCCGCAGCTGGCGGAAGCGCCGTCCGCCCAGGGTCCTTCCGGCCAGTAA
- a CDS encoding UvrD-helicase domain-containing protein, with protein sequence MQNLLLNLNPEQLAAVTLPPQNALILAGAGSGKTRVLTTRIAWLIQTGQVSPAGILAVTFTNKAAKEMLTRLSAMLPINTRGMWIGTFHGLCNRLLRTHYRDAALPQSFQILDSQDQLSMIKRLLKANNVDDEKYPPKTVMYFINNHKDQGLRATQIEPYDAIERKLVELYDLYDQQCQREGVVDFAELLLRTYELLSRNQPLREHYQQRFRHILVDEFQDTNNLQYNWLKLMAGHGTGQGGALFAVGDDDQSIYAFRGANVGNMAAFEGEFNVQNLIKLEQNYRSHGHILDAANMLIANNSRRLGKNLRTDAGHGEPVRVYEASSDLQEAQWIIEEAKNLIAEGASRSEIAVLYRSNAQSRVIEHALFSAGIPYHVYGGLRYFQRAEIKHAIAYLQLMDNPHNDSAFLRVVNFPARGIGARTLEQLQNAAESYGISLYAAVPYMVGKAGTSLGGFVKLIEGVRFETQQMALPELVRVTLESSGLLAHYATEKEGADRIENLEQMVSAATQFVSEEGYGQGAPAHLGPQAEAQAGAAIVNADGVEILDADAPLATVMSPLSAFLAHASLEAGDNQAQAGQEALQLMTVHSAKGLEFDNVFITGLEEGLFPHESSSKEEGGVEEERRLMYVAITRARKRLYMCFSQTRMLHGQTRYNMKSRFFDELPEESLKWLSPKVQSHWFANKKPTWEDAQLSGGSDNAIAQRIAQNKAGGAGWRIGESVAHAKFGEGVIVNIEGSGSNCRAQINFGSAGMKVLDLSVAKLERLGR encoded by the coding sequence ATGCAAAATCTCCTCCTGAATCTCAATCCCGAACAACTTGCCGCCGTCACCCTGCCGCCGCAGAACGCCCTGATCCTGGCGGGCGCCGGCTCGGGAAAGACACGCGTGCTGACCACGCGCATCGCGTGGCTGATCCAGACCGGCCAGGTGTCGCCGGCCGGCATCCTGGCCGTCACGTTTACGAATAAAGCGGCAAAGGAGATGCTGACGCGCCTGTCGGCAATGTTGCCGATCAATACACGGGGCATGTGGATCGGTACGTTCCACGGCCTGTGCAACCGCCTGCTGCGCACCCACTACCGCGACGCGGCGCTGCCGCAGTCGTTCCAGATCCTCGACTCGCAGGACCAGCTGTCGATGATCAAGCGCCTCTTGAAGGCGAACAACGTGGACGACGAAAAGTACCCGCCGAAGACGGTGATGTACTTCATTAACAACCACAAGGACCAGGGCCTGCGCGCGACGCAGATCGAGCCGTACGACGCGATCGAGCGCAAGCTGGTCGAGCTGTACGACCTGTACGACCAGCAATGCCAGCGCGAAGGCGTGGTCGATTTCGCCGAGCTGCTGCTGCGTACCTATGAACTGCTGTCGCGCAACCAGCCGCTGCGCGAACACTATCAGCAGCGCTTCCGCCACATCCTCGTCGACGAGTTCCAGGACACCAACAACCTGCAATACAACTGGCTGAAGCTGATGGCCGGCCACGGCACGGGCCAGGGCGGCGCGCTGTTCGCCGTCGGCGACGACGATCAGAGCATCTATGCCTTCCGCGGCGCCAACGTGGGCAATATGGCGGCGTTCGAGGGCGAGTTCAATGTGCAGAACCTGATCAAGCTGGAGCAGAACTACCGCTCGCACGGCCACATCCTGGATGCGGCCAATATGCTGATCGCCAACAACAGCCGCCGCCTGGGCAAGAACCTGCGCACGGACGCGGGCCACGGCGAACCGGTCCGGGTATATGAGGCGAGTTCCGACCTGCAGGAAGCGCAGTGGATCATCGAGGAGGCGAAGAACCTGATCGCCGAAGGCGCCTCGCGCAGCGAGATCGCCGTGCTGTACCGCTCCAACGCGCAGTCGCGCGTGATCGAGCATGCGCTGTTCTCGGCCGGCATCCCGTACCACGTGTACGGCGGCCTGCGCTACTTCCAGCGCGCGGAAATCAAGCACGCCATCGCCTACCTGCAGCTGATGGACAACCCGCACAACGACTCGGCCTTCCTGCGGGTGGTGAACTTCCCGGCGCGTGGCATCGGCGCGCGCACGCTGGAGCAGTTGCAGAACGCGGCCGAGAGCTATGGCATCTCGCTGTACGCGGCGGTGCCGTACATGGTCGGCAAGGCCGGCACGTCGCTGGGCGGCTTCGTCAAGCTGATCGAGGGTGTGCGCTTCGAAACGCAGCAGATGGCGCTGCCGGAGCTGGTGCGCGTCACGCTGGAATCGTCCGGCCTGCTGGCGCATTACGCCACCGAGAAGGAAGGCGCCGACCGCATCGAGAACCTGGAGCAGATGGTCAGCGCGGCCACCCAGTTCGTGTCCGAGGAAGGCTATGGCCAGGGCGCCCCGGCGCACCTGGGACCTCAGGCCGAGGCGCAGGCCGGTGCTGCGATCGTCAACGCCGATGGTGTCGAGATCCTCGATGCCGATGCGCCGCTGGCGACCGTGATGTCGCCGCTGTCGGCGTTCCTGGCGCACGCTTCGCTGGAAGCGGGCGACAACCAGGCGCAGGCCGGCCAGGAAGCCCTGCAGCTGATGACGGTGCACTCGGCCAAGGGGCTGGAGTTCGACAACGTGTTCATCACGGGCCTGGAGGAAGGCCTGTTCCCGCACGAGAGCAGCTCGAAGGAGGAAGGCGGCGTGGAAGAAGAGCGCCGCCTGATGTACGTGGCGATCACGCGCGCGCGCAAGCGCCTGTACATGTGCTTCTCGCAGACGCGCATGCTGCACGGCCAGACCCGCTACAACATGAAGTCGCGCTTCTTCGACGAGCTGCCGGAAGAGTCGCTGAAGTGGCTGTCGCCGAAGGTGCAGAGCCACTGGTTCGCCAACAAGAAGCCAACCTGGGAAGATGCGCAACTGTCCGGTGGCTCGGACAACGCCATCGCGCAACGCATTGCGCAGAACAAGGCGGGCGGCGCCGGCTGGCGCATCGGCGAGTCGGTGGCGCATGCCAAGTTCGGCGAAGGCGTCATTGTCAACATCGAGGGCAGCGGCAGCAATTGCCGGGCACAGATCAATTTCGGCAGCGCCGGGATGAAGGTGCTGGACCTTTCGGTGGCGAAGCTGGAGCGGTTGGGCCGCTAG